One Drosophila santomea strain STO CAGO 1482 chromosome X, Prin_Dsan_1.1, whole genome shotgun sequence DNA segment encodes these proteins:
- the LOC120455837 gene encoding uncharacterized protein LOC120455837 gives MPNSSVISRVNAGLARCLSHHRRLCRGIAELERLIHNDGFLKDPRTQWLLHQRRQTEEEQANADARVSPLGRMGCEVGRLLGASNIKLPPPSGKNNLVVTRTFCQILQVENTTPRKQPGPMPAPTPLPSPERRHSIMFSGRMPRPETKGSCSKGSSQSG, from the exons ATGCCAAATTCGTCAGTGATCAGCAGGGTGAACGCGGGTTTGGCCCGCTGTTTGAGCCACCATCGGCGTTTGTGTCGCGGCATTGCCGAGCTGGAACGCCTCATCCACAACGATGGCTTTCTGAAGGATCCCCGCACTCAGTGGCTGCTCCACCAGCGACGTCAaacggaggaggagcaggccAATGCCGATGCCAGGGTCAGTCCTTTGGGCAGAATGGGCTGTGAAGTGGGTCGTTTGCTGGGTGCGTCCAACATAAAACTGCCCCCGCCATCCGGCAAG AATAATCTCGTCGTGACCCGCACCTTCTGCCAAATCCTTCAAGTCGAGAACACCACACCCAGAAAGCAGCCAGGACCCATGCCAGCTCCAACTCCACTGCCATCGCCAGAAAGAAGACACAGTATCATGTTCAGTGGCAGAATGCCTCGTCCTGAAACGAAAGGATCCTGCTCCAAAGGCTCCAGCCAAAGTGGTTAG